The stretch of DNA TCTAAATCTATTATTATTTTTCTAGTATCAATGATTTCAGTTTTCTGTGCTGTCGGTTTTCCAAGTATAAGAAACTCACTAACGATTTCATTTATTCTGCTTATTTCATCATTGATGACAGAGAAATAATATTGATCGTCTGTATTCGTATATTTTTCACTTAAAAGCTGAACTAACCCTTTTATTCCTGTTAAAGGATTCCGGATTTCGTGTGCCGTACTTGCTGCCAAAGTTCCAACAAGCTCTAGCTTCTGAAGTTCATTTTCCTTTTTCTCTCTTGCTGTTTGTTTTCTAAGCATGAGATACTTAATCAATAAAAACATTATGTGGCAAATAAATATAAAACGAACCATTACGAGGGAAACCGTTTTTATAATTTTACCCATATCTCTATTCGGGATTTCTACCTTAATACTCCATGGAAGTCGATCAAATGGTAAGGAGATAGAATTTTTTTGAGAGAATTTAGTAGAGCCATTCATATTAATGTCCATAATGACCGATCCATTTTGATTAATAACTGAAAGCTTTGTATCTGGAGTTAATAATCTCATTATGTTTTGTACATAATCAATTCTTAAATGGGCGATAATGATTGATACTAATTGTCCCTCATCATTTAAAACAGGTTCTCCTATCCCAATAACTTTTTGACCATTTTTTAATGTTTCTAGATTATTGGAAATAACGATATCTTTTGTACGAGTAATTTCCTTAATATATTCTTGGTTTGATAAATTAGTATTGGTTAATAGAGAGTTTGAACCCGTAATAACTTTTCCTTCTGGATCAAGTAAATAGATTCCCCCGTATCTTGGATCTTTGCCGTGGGCTTTTTTCAAGAGAGGATAAAGCTTTTCAATTGAATCTAATTCTGTTTCAGCAGTTAGTGCGAGAATGTCAAGCGTTGTTACGGTTTCGGAAATAAACTGATCCCAGCTTTTTTGGTGTATGGTGGCTATCCATATGGCTTTTTCTTTTCGCTGATTAAAATCGCGATTAAATTCATCATACATATGGTAAATAAATGCAATGAATATCGGGATGATGACAACGATAATATATAAAAGATAATTACTTTTTCTACTATTCATCAATTTTGACTCCGTTTGAGATAATTAATTTAGAATATAGTATACCATTTTAAACCAGATGAAGCTCATTACTATATGCAAAATACAAAAAATATTTTCCAATAATGTGGAAATAGGATGGAAATTGACATTAAACGATTGATTTTTTATAATTTACTTAGATTTCAAGATAATTTATATTTAAAAAAGGATTGGATAATAGTGAGTTCTGAACAAATAAAACAATCATTAAAATTATTTATTGTACTTTCAAGATCATACCGATCTATTAATGAGAATGTTAATAAACTTATTCAAACATATGGGCTTAACCCAACTGAATTTGCAGTTCTTGAGCTTCTTTATCATAAAGGAGACCAGCCCTTACAGCAAATTGGTGGAAAAATATTGTTAGCAAGTGGCAGTATTACTTATGTTGTAGACAAATTGGAGCAAAAAGGGTTTATAAGAAGAGCAGCATGTCCGAAAGATAGAAGGGTTACTTACGGGCAAATTACAGAAGCAGGTAAAGCCTTTATCGAGGAAATCTTTCCTGACCATGAAAAGCAAATTGATTCGTTAATGTCGGAGCTATCTGAGGAAGAAAAGGATACAGCAATAAATCTGTTAAAGAAACTTGGGTTATCACAGATTAACAGACATATCAACTAATTCAAATTAATATACCTAATAATATGACGATCCAAATGGATCGTCATATTATTTAGAGGATTTATATATATTATTGTCGAAATAATAAAGTGCCTTAAAGGAAGTTAATAAAAAGGGGGAATTGGAGTGAGTTTTGAAAATTATTCATATTCTCGTCCAAATTTAGAAGACTTAAGCAAGAAGTTTGAAAATGCATTGGAAAAGTTTAAAGATGCAAAATCTTCTGAAGAGCAGAATTCAGCTATGAATGAAATCAATGATTTGCGTAATGATGTAGGAACAATGTTCAATCTTTGTTATATCCGCCATTCTGTGGATACAAATGATGAATTTTATAAAGCTGAACAGGATTATATGGATGAAATTCAACCAGAGGTGGAAGGACTTGTAACGAAATATTATGAAGCACTTGTGAATTCTGACTTTCGCTCTGAGCTTGAGGAGAAGTGGGGAAAACAGCTTTTTGCCTTAGCGGAAGCACAATTAAAAGTCTTTTCTCCCGAGATTGTACCGTTATTGCAAAATGAAAATAAGCTTTCATCTGAATATACAAAGTTAATTGCATCAGCCAAAATTGATTTTGAAGGGGAAGAACGCACTCTAGCACAAATGGAACCCTTTACAGAGTCAACTGATAGAGAAATACGTAAAAAAGCTAGTGAAGCACGATTCGGATTTTTTGCTGAAAATGAGCATGAGCTTGACAGAATCTATGATGAATTGGTCAAAGTTAGAACTGAAATTGCTCATAAATTAGGTTACAAAAATTTTGTTGAGCTAGCGTATTTACGGATGCAGCGAACAGATTACAATGCTGAAATGGTTTCCAATTTCCGAGATCAAGTAAAAGAATTTATCGTTCCGATTGCAACAAAGCTGAAGGAGCGTCAAAGAGAGCGCATTGGAGTCGAACAGCTTAAATATTATGATGAAGGCTTTAATTTTAAATCTGGTAATGCTGTGCCTAAAGGAAGCCCGGATTGGATTATCGAAAATGGTCAGACTATGTATGATGAACTTTCAAAAGAAACTGGGGAATTTTTCTCTTATATGCGAGATGAGCAGCTCATGGATCTTGTTGCTAAGAAAGGGAAAGCAGGTGGCGGTTATTGTTCATACATAGAAAATTACAAGTCTCCATTTATTTTTTCAAACTTTAATGGGACTTCAGGTGATATAGATGTTCTTACCCATGAGGCAGGACACGCATTCCAGGTTTATTCTAGCCGCAATTATGAAATTCCTGAATATTATTGGCCAACCTATGAAGCATGTGAAATTCATTCAATGAGTATGGAATTTTTTACATGGCCTTGGATGGAAAAATTCTTTAAAGAAGATACAGATAAATATAAGTTTACTCATCTAAGCGGTGCATTATTGTTCTTGCCTTACGGTG from Cytobacillus dafuensis encodes:
- a CDS encoding ATP-binding protein, which gives rise to MNSRKSNYLLYIIVVIIPIFIAFIYHMYDEFNRDFNQRKEKAIWIATIHQKSWDQFISETVTTLDILALTAETELDSIEKLYPLLKKAHGKDPRYGGIYLLDPEGKVITGSNSLLTNTNLSNQEYIKEITRTKDIVISNNLETLKNGQKVIGIGEPVLNDEGQLVSIIIAHLRIDYVQNIMRLLTPDTKLSVINQNGSVIMDINMNGSTKFSQKNSISLPFDRLPWSIKVEIPNRDMGKIIKTVSLVMVRFIFICHIMFLLIKYLMLRKQTAREKKENELQKLELVGTLAASTAHEIRNPLTGIKGLVQLLSEKYTNTDDQYYFSVINDEISRINEIVSEFLILGKPTAQKTEIIDTRKIIIDLEPLIISEANLNNVQYESSLPCSPIYVDCTKDQLKQVLLNITKNALESMPEGGKLSISLIELPYRCQIQVSDTGSGIPEGEIEKIFQPFYTSKDLGTGLGLVVCKRILQSFGGEIQIASKVNKGTIVDIFLPTKEK
- a CDS encoding MarR family winged helix-turn-helix transcriptional regulator; its protein translation is MSSEQIKQSLKLFIVLSRSYRSINENVNKLIQTYGLNPTEFAVLELLYHKGDQPLQQIGGKILLASGSITYVVDKLEQKGFIRRAACPKDRRVTYGQITEAGKAFIEEIFPDHEKQIDSLMSELSEEEKDTAINLLKKLGLSQINRHIN
- a CDS encoding M3 family oligoendopeptidase — translated: MSFENYSYSRPNLEDLSKKFENALEKFKDAKSSEEQNSAMNEINDLRNDVGTMFNLCYIRHSVDTNDEFYKAEQDYMDEIQPEVEGLVTKYYEALVNSDFRSELEEKWGKQLFALAEAQLKVFSPEIVPLLQNENKLSSEYTKLIASAKIDFEGEERTLAQMEPFTESTDREIRKKASEARFGFFAENEHELDRIYDELVKVRTEIAHKLGYKNFVELAYLRMQRTDYNAEMVSNFRDQVKEFIVPIATKLKERQRERIGVEQLKYYDEGFNFKSGNAVPKGSPDWIIENGQTMYDELSKETGEFFSYMRDEQLMDLVAKKGKAGGGYCSYIENYKSPFIFSNFNGTSGDIDVLTHEAGHAFQVYSSRNYEIPEYYWPTYEACEIHSMSMEFFTWPWMEKFFKEDTDKYKFTHLSGALLFLPYGVSVDEFQHWVYENPTATPRERKQAWRDIEKKYLPHKDYDGNEYLENGGFWQRQAHIYNSPFYYIDYTLAQICAFQFWKRSRENQEEAWKDYVHLCSLGGSKAFTGLVAKANLISPFEDGCVESVVGEIESWLNAVNDKSL